The following are from one region of the Petrotoga mobilis SJ95 genome:
- a CDS encoding thermonuclease family protein produces the protein MRKISSFFLLLLLVLSAVYANSQELITIPDIENLEKVKVSSILDGDTINTYQYAESIRLIGIDAPEIKAGSKPISEYGYKSYQFVKDRLINVANRNVYLEFDEDKFDNYGRVLAYVYYEDEEGNLILLNEELLKNGLARPLFYEDTSKKQEIFVKAYIQAYEDRKGIFEKYDDESIVVESDALTQKDLGRMRWVKVKVKDVIKEGGNYYKIISEGEDFYYGIRKQEFDAFFDGYDIYDLVGEEVMFWGEIWFDQRTGQYEILGRAPFEIKRFVNGVQGEEGV, from the coding sequence ATGAGAAAAATATCTTCTTTTTTTCTGTTACTTTTATTGGTATTAAGTGCAGTTTATGCTAATTCACAAGAGTTAATAACAATACCAGATATAGAAAACCTAGAAAAAGTAAAAGTTTCTTCTATATTGGATGGAGACACAATTAACACTTACCAATACGCTGAAAGTATCAGGTTGATAGGGATAGACGCACCAGAGATCAAAGCTGGTAGTAAGCCTATTAGCGAGTATGGCTATAAGTCGTATCAATTTGTGAAAGATAGACTAATAAATGTTGCAAACAGAAACGTATATTTAGAGTTTGATGAGGATAAGTTTGACAATTATGGCAGAGTTTTGGCGTATGTTTATTATGAGGATGAAGAAGGTAACTTAATATTATTAAACGAGGAATTATTAAAAAATGGATTAGCCCGACCGTTGTTTTACGAAGATACTTCAAAAAAGCAAGAAATATTTGTTAAAGCTTATATCCAAGCATATGAAGATAGAAAAGGGATCTTTGAAAAATACGATGATGAAAGCATAGTAGTGGAATCTGATGCCTTAACCCAAAAGGATTTAGGTAGAATGAGGTGGGTGAAGGTCAAAGTAAAGGATGTTATAAAAGAAGGCGGAAATTACTATAAAATTATCTCTGAAGGCGAAGATTTTTACTATGGAATAAGAAAACAGGAATTTGATGCCTTTTTTGATGGTTACGATATCTATGATTTAGTTGGGGAAGAAGTTATGTTCTGGGGAGAAATATGGTTTGATCAGCGAACTGGGCAATACGAAATACTGGGAAGGGCTCCTTTTGAGATAAAAAGATTTGTGAATGGGGTGCAGGGAGAAGAGGGAGTTTAG
- a CDS encoding GNAT family N-acetyltransferase has protein sequence MGKYFKKVVGEKCFLSPVNPDDFEKYTEWLNDPEISENMMVEDNIISLLKEKDILEKMAKGNDVFFAIVDLETEELIGNCGLHDINRINQSAVLGIFIGNREYLSKGYGTQAIKLLLNYGFNVLNLNNIMLEVFEYNKRAIRSYQKAGFKEIGRRRQAKFFKNNRYDIIFMDILREEFLEIKDGKGAIG, from the coding sequence ATGGGTAAATATTTTAAAAAAGTAGTAGGAGAAAAATGCTTTTTGTCACCAGTTAATCCTGACGATTTTGAAAAATACACGGAATGGTTAAATGACCCAGAAATATCAGAAAACATGATGGTAGAGGATAATATTATTTCTTTGCTTAAAGAAAAAGACATTTTAGAAAAAATGGCTAAAGGCAACGATGTTTTTTTTGCCATAGTGGATTTAGAAACAGAAGAGCTGATAGGTAATTGTGGGTTGCATGACATTAATAGAATTAATCAATCGGCTGTCCTTGGAATTTTTATTGGGAATAGAGAATATCTGTCTAAAGGATATGGTACCCAAGCCATTAAGTTGCTTTTGAATTATGGATTCAACGTTTTAAATTTAAATAATATCATGTTGGAAGTTTTTGAATACAACAAAAGGGCCATAAGATCTTACCAAAAAGCTGGATTTAAAGAAATAGGTAGGCGAAGGCAAGCAAAGTTTTTTAAAAACAATAGATACGATATAATATTTATGGACATTTTGAGAGAAGAATTTCTTGAAATAAAAGATGGGAAAGGAGCAATAGGGTGA
- the trhA gene encoding PAQR family membrane homeostasis protein TrhA codes for MKDLDNIEKFTTGEEVANAVIHGIGALLSIAALVLLVVFSAINGQPWSIFSSVIYGSSLIILYLSSTLYHSFQRKKIKDLFEIFDHSAIYILIAGTYTPFALITLSGRLGWIIFSVVWVLAAIGIIFKIFFVKRFRILSTILYIAMGWLVVFAMEPLVTNLDFWGVFWLVIGGILYTLGTIFYVWRKIPYHHALWHLIVLAGSICHFFSVFFYVI; via the coding sequence GTGAAAGATTTAGACAATATCGAAAAATTCACCACTGGTGAAGAAGTAGCTAATGCCGTTATACACGGTATAGGAGCATTGTTGAGTATAGCTGCTCTGGTGTTATTGGTAGTTTTTTCAGCGATTAACGGACAACCTTGGAGTATTTTCAGTTCGGTTATATATGGTTCATCGTTGATTATTCTTTATTTATCTTCAACACTATATCACAGCTTTCAACGTAAAAAAATCAAAGATCTCTTTGAAATATTCGATCATTCTGCAATTTATATTTTAATAGCCGGTACTTACACACCTTTTGCACTAATTACGTTGAGTGGAAGGCTAGGTTGGATTATATTTTCTGTGGTATGGGTTTTGGCAGCTATAGGCATTATTTTTAAAATATTTTTCGTTAAAAGGTTTAGGATCCTTTCAACAATTTTATACATAGCCATGGGATGGTTGGTTGTGTTTGCTATGGAACCTTTAGTTACAAACTTGGATTTCTGGGGAGTCTTTTGGTTGGTTATAGGAGGCATTCTTTACACACTCGGGACCATATTTTACGTGTGGAGAAAAATCCCATATCATCATGCTTTATGGCATTTGATAGTACTTGCAGGAAGTATATGCCACTTTTTCTCAGTGTTTTTTTATGTTATATGA
- a CDS encoding bifunctional enoyl-CoA hydratase/phosphate acetyltransferase, whose product MKNFEELLNRAKSKPTKNVVLVCAEDIEALKALSKASEEGFANPVLVGNKEEIKKNLEIVGKEFDIIEAETPQEAAEKGVRLVSSGAADLLMKGKIKTSELLKAVLNNDWGLKTGNLLSHVAVVETPYLDRLLLISDGGMIIHPDLMQKVQIIYNALEVAKNLEIKTPKVALLAAVEVVNPDMPETVDAAILTQMNKRGQIKGCIVDGPLALDNAINEQAAKIKNINSEVAGKADILIVPDIHSGNLLGKSAVYFSGGNVAGIVVGAKAPIVLVSRADNDQSKLAALALGVLNS is encoded by the coding sequence ATGAAAAACTTTGAAGAATTGTTGAATAGAGCAAAGTCCAAACCAACAAAGAACGTCGTTCTTGTCTGTGCTGAAGATATTGAAGCTTTGAAGGCTTTATCAAAAGCAAGTGAAGAAGGGTTTGCAAACCCTGTCTTGGTTGGAAATAAAGAAGAAATTAAAAAAAATTTGGAAATTGTTGGAAAGGAATTTGACATTATAGAGGCAGAAACTCCACAGGAAGCAGCAGAAAAAGGTGTTCGTCTCGTTTCAAGTGGGGCTGCTGATCTGCTCATGAAGGGTAAGATAAAAACTTCTGAGTTGCTAAAAGCTGTTTTAAACAACGATTGGGGATTAAAAACAGGAAATTTGCTTTCTCATGTTGCGGTAGTAGAAACACCTTATTTGGATAGATTACTTTTGATAAGCGATGGTGGAATGATAATCCACCCAGATTTAATGCAAAAGGTTCAAATTATATACAACGCCCTTGAAGTAGCCAAAAACCTTGAAATAAAAACTCCCAAGGTAGCTTTATTAGCGGCGGTCGAAGTAGTTAATCCCGATATGCCCGAGACAGTAGATGCCGCGATATTGACCCAAATGAACAAAAGAGGCCAAATAAAAGGGTGCATTGTCGATGGTCCTCTTGCCCTTGATAACGCTATAAACGAACAAGCTGCCAAGATTAAAAATATAAACAGTGAGGTTGCAGGTAAAGCAGATATTTTAATTGTTCCAGATATCCATTCGGGGAACTTGTTAGGAAAATCTGCTGTATATTTTTCAGGAGGAAACGTGGCAGGGATTGTAGTGGGAGCAAAGGCTCCCATAGTATTAGTATCAAGAGCCGACAACGATCAATCGAAATTGGCAGCTCTGGCACTTGGAGTTTTAAACTCCTGA